Genomic segment of Euleptes europaea isolate rEulEur1 chromosome 21, rEulEur1.hap1, whole genome shotgun sequence:
TCACTAGTTTTCATGCTTCTTTTTGTTCCcactccttccttttaaaaaatgtataatttTAATCAGTATAGgacttgaggtttttttttaaaaaagcaacatctAGAATCTGCCGAGTCGGGTTTTATCGGGAAGAGTTGGAACTGGAGCGACTGCGGTGACGCCTTCGACCTGGTGACCTAGATCTAGACCTCCTACGAACTGGGGATCTGCGCCGGGGAGACCTGGACCTGCAGGGAAACGACGAGTCGGGAAGAAGAGAAGTTTCATTAGGAGAAAAGAGGGTTCCTTGCGATCATTTACACCTATCTAGTTCCTtttctcctttgaaatgtggtgttggaggagagtcttaAGGATACTGTGGattgctaaaaaaacaaatcaagcctgaactgaccctagaagctaaaatgactaaactgaagctgttgtacattggtcacattatgagaagacaagactcactggaaaagacaatcatgctaggaaaagttggagacagcaggaaaaaaggaagacccaacaagagatggactaactctataaaggaagccacagccctcagtttgcaagacctgggcaaggctgttaaaggtaggatgttttggaggacattgattcatagggtcgccgtgagccggaagcaacttgacggcacttaacgcacacagaGTTCCTTTTCATTCGGGAGTACCCAAAGCAATCTACATCTTCTAAGGGGCTGCAATGTTTGTTGGAACTTACAGAGCACCCAAGCGCAGGGACGGCCAACACGGGTCATTTTCTTCAGGCTCTGGCCAGCATCATTTACTGGGATCACAGCGACATGACGCGGCAGAACCAGCACGGTATAGTGGCTAGTGTAATGCCCTAGGATTTGGGACAACTGGGTTCCAATTCCTGTTccgccaaggaagcttgctgggtgacctcgggccaatcacacactctctgcctaacctatttcacagtaAAGATTCTAAGACCTTCAGGCTTAACTAGTTCCAAGAAGCAGAACTCTACCGTTTGCAGGAGGCGAGTTAGATCCAGAGATTCACCTAACTCTGGACACAAAATATTACAGAGCCAGCAACTATAAACAGTTCACAGCCCTGTTCTTCTTACacagcccttgaagacaacctacCTTCTTCTCATGCGGGGTGGTGAACGACGCCACatgggcgggggcggcagcatCCTCCTGGGAGGGGAGAAACGCCTCGGGGCCAGCCTGGGCCAAGGAGCCAAGACGCCCGTCGCGGTGATCTCTTGCCCGTCAATCTGCCCTGTTGAACATCGCAAAGTCAGATCACCTGAATGTTTTAGCGACAGAAGTCTAGACATAGCACTTCCTTAAAGTGAAAGATCACAGTCTTTATGGAGGAAGGGCATATAACAAAAAAGTGCGGGAGTCTTGGGAACAACTGCAGCTCCTCAGGTGAAGGGAGGCAACTAGGAAAcagaggtttctggggtgggagggaagagaagggacaAGGTCTGGAGGAGCAAGAGTTCCCCTGTCACGTACACAGAGTACTCTGTTGGGCCACAAGTTCTGTTAACTTTTCCAGGACAGGGATTTATTTTATGAAAAATGACCACTAACTTGCTCCAAGCTCTTCCGACATGATTACAAATAAGATAATCGATCCCCGCTGCCCGTTTGAAAAATGCCTTGAGTGACTGTCGACAGTGGGCCGGCTTTTCCCACATTTTTAGCTGAGAGAACCCAGCCCATCCGATTTGCAATCGACCGATCCTGGAAGGCTACCACCTTGCTATTCAAGAATGGCGTGATTCCATGTGCCAAATTCTTCAGGAAACACCTGGTACCCcccttcacacatgaagctgccttctactgaatcaggcccttggtccactgaagtcggtattatctactcagactggcagcggctctccggggtctcaggcggaggcctttcgcatcacctactgcctggttctttcaactggagacaccggggattgaacctgggaccttctgcatgccaagcagaatgctctaccactgagccacggcacctcccCACTTCAGTCATGCATACGAGCTGGCAGTTAAGCAGCTGCACGGCTGCCGACACCTACCTCCGTCCATGTGTTTCAGGGCCTTCTCGGcatcatctgaattctcaaattCTACGTACGCGTAACCCTTGGAGAGGTGTGGATTGAGCCTGTCGACTGGCATGTCGATCATTTTAATCTTCCCGTAAGTGGAAAATATTTCCATGATGTGATCCTGTTGGAGGAAGTTTGTTTTAACCGCCATGACAATACAACAAAAACCTCTGCCTGGATCCGAACACTAGCCAAATCTATGTAAAGTTCAGCTTCCCAGATTACCCCCAACTTTACTATGATGTAATAGAATTTCATGTGAGCTCGTTTGCTTTAACAAGCGTTATGTCTCACTTCTTATTCAACATGAACTTCAAGACCTCCACCATCTTTCTTGAGCTCTGAAAGAAGCCGACTATCACCTTGGTAACGTTTCTGGTGAGCCTCCCAATGTGCACTTTGGTAGGTTTTAGTGTCGGGCTTCTCCTCTTCCGTTCCTTTTCATCTCTTTTGGGTGGCTTTGACCTGGTTAAAAACATTTCAAGAttgtcacatttttttctttaaaataaaatgagaaaaaaTACGCATGCAACCGACGGCTGATAACGTTCAAGGCAACACACAACAAAAAGACGACTAGCCTAAATACTTAGCGCTGGTTAGGAAATTTGAAATTTAAAACAGAAGTTAATTGAGGCCGGAGCTCATGATGACACCGAAACACACAGCAGAGGGTCAGCTTCCAAGCAATCCTTCCTGAAGACCCAGGACACCCAAACAagaacttcatagaatcatagttggaagggaccaccagggtcatctagtccaaccccctgcacaatgcaggaaattcacaactacctccccccatgcccccagtgacccatacttcatgcccagaagatggccaagatgccctccctctcatgatctgcctaaggtcatagaatcagcattgctgacagatggccatctagcctctgcttaaaaacctccaggggagcccaccacctcccaaggaagcctgttccactgaggaaccgctctgttagaaagttcttcctaatgtctagacggaaactcttttcatttcaacccgttggttctggtccgactttctggggcaatagaaaacaactcggcaccctcctccatatgacagcccttcgagtacttgaagatggttgtcatatcccttctcagtcatctcctctccaggctaaacatatccagctccttcaacctttcctcataggacttagtctccagatcccctcaccatctttgttgccctcctctggacacattccagcttgtctacctcttccttaaattgcggtgcccaaaactgaacacaatactctaggtgaggtctaaccagagcagagcaataccatcacttcgcgtgatctggacactatacctctgttgatgcagcccaaggtcgcatttgcctttttagccacTGTATCACTTGACCAAGCATGAATTGCCTCAGCTAAAAGCAATGGCCGGGGAGCCACTGAGGCTGTCAGCCAACCTTTCACGACAACGCTTGTCttgagaaacaaaacaaaaaggctcACTTGGAACGGGAGCGCCTCCTGTTGTCGTGCCGGCGCCGAGATGGGCTCGGAGAACCCGAGGAGCTGCTGGAGCTGGAGCTCCGTGAAGTGCTGGAGCTCCCAGAACGGCTCGATGCCGAGGAGGAGCTGGAGCCACTGCTGGAGCCGGTGCTGGAGCTCGACCCCGAGCTGGACGTGGAGCTGGAGCGGGACCTGGCAGGAAGAAAGCGCCAGGACGGATCACACAGAAGAACTTGGGAATCTTCTCCCAATAACTAGGGACAACCTGTAATGGATGTCTGCACTTCAAACCGTTACCTGcctgcctcacacacacacacacacccgggttCAGAGAAACCGTTCTAAGTGACGTGCGCACGGTGTGTGCAAATCCCGTGCGAATTCTCAAAGTTGTGCTTTGATCCAGAAAGAGGAACCAAAGCCAAAGACCTGCTTGCGTTTTTGCTTCCGTCGAGGGCAAGAAATGGGGGGCAGAAACACCCCGATGTCCctgttcctttttctctctttcccccctgttcttagaccaaggtcttgaacaataaaaccataaaacctaaaTTAGACCCATTTCTCTTTCCcactgttcttagaccaaggtcttgaacaataaaaccataaaacctaaaTAAGACGCatcttcgtctcttctctgcagcctccaaaaaatgagcaacaagaTAAGAATGCTGGGGGTCAGCATCCTCTAAGaaaaactgaaccttttgctccaaagttgctccaGAAGATGTGGACTATTTGTTAAagcatggtataatccattttagcctgttGGTATACGtcaggacagtgcaaaaggatatgtaacAAGGAGTCCACTGACCAAAGAGGCAGAGAcccagccggtctgaaaaagggatctttagcagaCGGCCCAGTAAAACGACTGAAAAAGCCCGGTGTCCCTGTATTGTGTGACGCGGCTTCCAGCAAAGAACGCTCATAACCAGGGCAGAATGGACACAGCCCCTCTACCTCAGTGCTGCCTTGTCTCCAGTACATGGAAGCCAGGGGCACACCAGCTCCAAAGAGGAAAGCTCCTGTTCCTAACTATTTTGggctgagagccagggtggtgtagtggttaagagcggtggtttggagcagtggactctcatctggagaactgggtctgattccccacaaagccagctgggtgaccttgggctagtcacagttctttcagccccacctgcctcacagggtgtctgtcatagggaagggaaggggattgtaagccagtttgagtctcccttaagtggtagagaaagtcggcatataaaaaccaactcttcttcctccccacgCCTCCCAATTCCCAACAGCAACCCGACCCACCTGGTGGTGCTGCTGCCGCTCGAAGCGCTGCGCCTCTTCCGGGTTTTGTCCCTCCCGCGGTCCTTCTCGCCCGATTCCTTGGTGGCTGGCTTGTCCTTAGATCTGTCCTTGGATTTTTCTTCGGTCCGGTCCTTACGCTTGCTGGGAGAGGGAGCCCTTTAAAGAACAGGAAGCGCCAAAACTCAGCACTTGACTTTTCCGGTCACCGAAAAGCAAAGAAGCCCCCCATCTTTACAGAGTTGGAATGCTATACAGGAATTCACAGCATTTCCACTATGGAGCAGCTTCACAAAATAAAGCCGATGGCGGGAGGGATGTTAAAGTtatgaaaagggggggagatgcaTTGCTAATTCCTCATGCTTGCTGGGAAAGCCCTAGGAGACTGTACCTCCCCTAAGAAGGGTTAGGGCTTTGAGAAATCAGACAATTATTACCTAGTGCTggactttttattattttctttgatTCCTagcaaactcttctttttcattcctGACAGCTCCATTTCCCCTTCCGAGTCCAAAAGCGGTACTGCGGGGGGACTCGCTTATCTGAAACTCTCACTTCTAACTCCTTGAGTCAGAGAAACGATCCCTAAATCGCGTGAAATAAAGCCTGGTGACAAGACAAAAGGATTTAGAgacaattaatatatatatatatacacacacacaggctacacacacacatacaggcaaAAGAAACCCCACTTCtccaggagggggaaaaggaacaAGCAACCGAGACATCTGTGCATGCAAAGTACCATCAGCGGCCAAATGACCGTTACAAATGACCGTTCTCCGCAGTACTTCTGTAAGCGGCTTGCGCGGAGCATTTCTTTTAAAGGAGTACTTGAGATGCTCTCCTAAATGCTTTCGCACAGGAGGAAATATGAGCAAGCAAAGCAGCAAGGCTCAGAGGAACCGTCTGGAGATTTCCTAGGATCTGGCTTTTGTACCCCCGCTGTCCTCAAACAGGCAGCCCTTATATTCGAAATGcccctgtggtgtgtgtgtgtgtgtgtgggaggagatcACCAAAATGCTCTCCTGTCTCCCACATCTTTGAAGTTTCTTTTCAGCAGGAGCTGAGCAGCTGGATATCCGCACGCAGTCATGACAAGGACCAAACTTTTCAGTTGTCAGAAAGATTAGGAGGAGGCAAAGAACGCAGCCCAAGCCTAAACTTTGAGACAAAGTCACTatgtggccttaggcaagcccctccccacttgcaaTACACACAGAACACTTCtggcctaccttatagggctGTGGCAAGGATAACCACATCATGTACTAACACTATCTCTCCTTTCATTTGTACAAACATAAACAAATACAtgaatgaagtgtgtgtgtgtgtgtgtgttaatataCCCATTTCCCACCTGcttgggtttggttttttttccaGCTAAAGATTGGCTCCTGAAATGACTCATTTAAAAATACCAATATAAATACACGGTATTTTGGGGCAGCTGTGAGTATCGGTTGACCTCTCCTTCTCCCAAacatcttttatttatatttgcattttaaactGGAATGTTTGGTCAAGCAGCAACTGAGCACATGCTAAATTGTGCTCATTTCCCCAAACaccttttatttataccccgtaTTTCACACTGGAGTACACCACTTCAAAAACCAAGAAGCAAGGCAGAAACACAaaggaaaatgggggtgggggagaacgcTCACCCCTCCATGTTGACACACACTACATCATGACACGAAGCAGCAACTTTGTCGCTCATGCACAGTTTTGAAACATTTTTTGTTGGTCCTAACAAAAGGCGTTACCTGGCTTCTGGATTCAATCATGACATGCATTGTTTatacatagaaaagagcaagagtccagtagcaccttaaagactaaccaaactTCTGGTAGGGtatttttctactgctagtgacagactagcacggctactcatcgtggctcagtggtagagcctctgcttggcatgcagaagggtcccaggttcaatccccagcatctccagttaaagggactaggcaagtaggtgatggaaaagacctctgcctgagaccctggagaggcgctgccggtctgagtagacaatactgacttggatagaccaagggtctgattcagtataaggcagctccacgtGTCCATGAAAGGCAACACAttactcctgctcttttctactgccagtgaCAGAATAACACGGCTACTCATTGTTAGCTACCCATATTTGTATGTCTATATATTGAAGGCTATGCACACACATTAAAGATACATACTTATGTAGACATGAATTAAACTGCAGATATAATTATATAGCGCATACATCATACTAATGTGTAACCcaaaatgtcattttttttttactattactgTAAAGGCAGAACATAGTGTCCAGAAAGCAAACCCAGCATTTGGGCATAAAATAACAGAGACATGCATGTTGCGCCACTGCAAAATACTGGCTGAGAAAGATGGCTTATAAGATGCCTTGGAATCAtaagccatttattcatggaaggttttgcattggatttgccactctttagatgcactttcccccccatccatattctgaaaactcaacaataagccgccatgcagagttttgagaattcagatgggggaaatgtgcatctatcgagtgacaaatccaatgcaaaatcttccatgaataaatggccaccgagttggaagggaccaccagggtaaccgactccaaccccctgcacaatgcaggctattcacaactactccccccccccacatacccccagtgaccccctactccatgcccagaaggtggccgagatgccctccctctcattatctgccttaAGGCCAGATGATGCCTTCCCTGCAGAAGGGGAACCTCTAATGGGAAAGGCGAGCGACCCCCATTCCCCTCGCGCATGCCTTAACCTCAGCCTTCTCCCAtcacaggaagaagaggaagaggcggGACCAATGGACTCTCGCACGTCAATCATACACACACTGCCTCCCCTCAGGtctcccgccgccgcccccgccccaggCCCGACTCCCCAGCCGCGCTCCCGCCGCCCCCGATCCGCCCCATATGCCCCTCCTCGGCTGCACGGACTTCCCCCCTCGCACTCCCGGGGACCCCCGCCCTGCCCGCCGGTCCGCCCGGGCCCGGATGGCGACGGATTCCCGCCTCTCCCTCCGCTCACATCCTCAGCCGCCGTCCCGTCACACCCCGTCGCGTTCGTTGTGACGCAGCCGGTGCTTAGAGCGCCGAGAGCCCCGCCAGCCCGCGCGCTCCGATGACGTCACGGAGAAGGCAGAGACAGGGAAGCGTGAGTTAGGGCAGTTGGGGGGGGCTTTTAAAGGGGACGGAGCAGCCCATGCTGCATGCTCAAAGACGGTGAGCCTGTTCACAAGTTGCAGTGGACACGCGTGCAATTCGTGCAGCGTGTACAGTTAATTTTGTTTAAATCCGTGCACTGGATAATTcccacattaagctgccttatactttcacatcacctcctacttgcctgatccctttaactggagatgctggggattgaacctgggacccttctgcatgccaggcagaggctctaccactgagccacagcccccatccCCACGTTACAGTCCCCTCTCAAGTTTGCAGTCACTTTTACAGCTGAATCAGAATGCATGATAcaaatcccacctttctccaggtACTGGTCCAGGGTTGCccgctcagggttgggaaatacctggagattttggtgatggagcctggggaaggtggggtttggggaggggaggggcctcagcagggtataatgctgtagagcccccccccctccaaaattaccatttgctccaggggaactgatctctagcctggagatcaggtgtgattccgggagagctccaggcaccacctggaggttggcaagtctagttactggtagggttgccaacctccaggcgatagctggagatctcctgctattacaactgatctccagccgatagagatcagttcccctggagcaaatggccactttggcaatcggactctatggcatcgaagtccctcccctccccaaaccccgccctcaaaacctcctgccggtgacgaagaaagacctggcaaccctagttaccggTTCCTAGTTTCAATAACAAAGTGAACGCaaggagaaaactgctgctttgccgggtggattctgtggcattacaccctgaagaggttcgtgtgtgtgtgttaagtgccgtcaagtcgcttccgactcatggcaaccctatgaaccaatgtcctccaaaatgtcctatctttgacagccttgctcagatcttgcaaattgaaggctgtggcttcctttattgagggttcctcccttcccccaaaccctgccctccccaggccccattcccaaatctccaggaattgcccctcccggagatggcaaccctaactgttgctTGGCCTCTCCTCCCTTCTCTACCGACAGGGTTAAAACCGGGCTCCTCCCTTTCGAAATACACCGCTCTTCCTCCCGGCAGCCTCCGCTTCCTGGCTTTCTCCCAATCAAACAAAGAAGGcaggagcttcttcttcttctttttgaacaGCTGCTGAAGTCTCCCAGCATCAAGTTTGTGGACATTTGGGGCACCCGAGCACAGGTGATCTCCTGTCCAAGGCAACCTGGCAGGCAGCGGCAGCGGGAGAAGTCGCAGGATCCCGGTTAAGCAGTGAAGCAGAAGAGGTCTGAGTCCGGCAATCATGGGACTCGGGCTGGATGGCTAAGTTTTACCACCACCCCCAGGTTTGTTCGTGTTGTGGCACAAAACTGCACAACTCTGCACTGGCCCAAACGATCAATCCGAAAGTGCCCAGGCGCAAGACTTTCATGATCTCTGCTTAAGGTAACTTTTGTCTCCAGCGCCTGTTTCTGggagttgaagaagagttgggtttttatatgccgactttctctaccacttaagggagactcagaccagcttacaatcaccttcccttccccacaacagacaccctgggaggtaggtggggctgagagggctctaagagaactgtgactagcccaaggtcacccagccggcttcatgtgggcaggagtggggaaacaaatccagttcagcagattagcctccgccgctcaggtgaaggagtggggaatcgaacccggctctccagatcagagtccgccgctccaaaccactgctcttaagcgctacaccacactggctctctaacctGCCCCTAAGTGTGCTGGTGTATTaagttgtgtgtgtatataaacatTCCAGCTCAGGGCGCTGTCGAAGAAAACCTGTTGGGGCCACGGGGTCTTCCCCATCTTCTGATAGTGATTGAGACCTCCGAGGCGTGCCGTGACATGTATGTACATGCGTGCTCGATGTACACGCTTTGTGCCTTAGGGATGTTGGCCTGATGTTGGCCTGAAGGTGGGAGGTGCTTTTTTTTCACACCCACGCCCCGGAATGCTATTGTGGGATGTACAAGTAAGTCTGGAAGGTGGTTGATTGACTGTGCGGTCCTaaattccagtctaagcccattcatttagaCTAactagtcagcgtggtgtagtggttaagagcagtggtttggagcagtggactctgatctggagaaccgggttcgattccccactcctccacatgagcggcggaggctaagctggtgaactgagttggtttccccactcctccacacgaagccagctgggtgaccttgggctagtcacagctctcctagagctctctcagccccacccacctcacagggttgtggggaggggaaggggcggcgattgtaagccagtttgagtctcccttaagtggtagagaaagtcggcatataaaaaccaagttcttcatataaaaaccaactctgctcaggattgcactgtaaatctaggAGGTGATTCATTCACACTGGCCCCTTGGAAGTAGGAGAACGCAGCGGGGTTCTTGggacagctctctctgccccctaACAATTTTAACAACTGCTGGCTGGCTGCAGTTATCGCTTTTGGGGGGTGGCACGGGCACTCCCAGCCATTCATCCATGACGCTGGCCCCCTTTTAGTCTGGTTTCGGACCCACTTCGGGGACCGAAACTGCCTCGGTGACCCTGCTGGACTAAATAGCTGCAGTCAATGGTTAACAGCGGGATGACGTGCCCCCCTGATAAGCGCTCCAGTGCTATAGCTGAACTAAAGCTTCATCGGACAGGTCCGTGTACACAACCTGAGCCTGGCTTGTTTACACAACCTGTTCTGTTGGAAAAAATGTCACTCTAACTTTGTCCTTGTGGAGGAGcgagaaatcaaacccagttctccagatgagagtccgcccaCTGGCTCTGAGCCCAGAGAGCTGCCAAACGTCCACCCACCTGGCATGGTTGGCTAACCTCAAAAATTATGAGGACTCACCATGAGATTAATTACCAAGACCAAAACAAGGCAGAGTCCCAGTTATGGAGGGGAGAGGTGATTTATGCTTCCATTTGACCTCTGATTTCCCCCACTTCCTTACCTTGTAAACAAGTGCCAAGGACAAAGTTCAAGGGTCACTGGCAGGGTTTTACTAGCACTGTTTTACTACACTGACCTCCCTGCCCCTGTCCACAATAAAATGTGGACATTAAAATGTGGACAATAAAATGTGGACATTcggttgctgatttaagagtagcagttctcttacaaagggctttcaaagggagattagaaagagagactgcaaataatgaaactcaagactatgcattctcctggattgaatagagatctgggattcctgtctcattaccaatgctaatttctcctcgactactacccctctgcatattatATCTAATCCattcacgcctgctaatgtcatttacttgcttttgacatttacattgcctttgtgtgtctaattcacttaaGGACagacggactcacattctagctgtacctgagGAAGGCGTGCTGTGGCTCatgcaagctcataccctgccagaaattttgttagcctttacggtgctactggactctgggtCTTTTCTATCCACGGTAGTTCACATAAAAGCCAACAACCAGCTCAGGCCCTGGAGATCTCGCTGGGTTTCCGATCAGCCTTGACTTCCAGAGCGGCTGCGTTAAACCAGCCTCTACTGCAGTGACCCTTGAACTGTAGTGCCTCTGACCCTAGAAGTTACACCGGCTACCCTTCTGGGACCATTTTGCTCGTCTGGGCTTGCTCCTCGGGCAACATCTCTTCATCTCAGTGCCCCGTGCATTGTGGGTACATCCTGGCTTGCTTGCGTTGAAAAGGCTCGGCACCTCTGGAATGTAGCCGCAGGCCCGCAGATCGAAGGAGTGGGCAGGGTCCCTCGGGGTCCGCCAAGAACCACCATGGGGCGCTTGGACGACCACGCCAAGAAGCGGATTGTGGAGCTGCGCAAAGCGGGCTTGAGTTTCCGCAAGATCAAGAAAGTCCTGGAGCTGGACAATATCCGGGTCACCCCGCAAGCCATCTACCTGTTCCTCAAGCGGAAGAACGTGGAGCCCACCCAGCTCCCGGCCGGCTCCCTT
This window contains:
- the RNPS1 gene encoding RNA-binding protein with serine-rich domain 1, which gives rise to MELSGMKKKSLLGIKENNKKSSTRAPSPSKRKDRTEEKSKDRSKDKPATKESGEKDRGRDKTRKRRSASSGSSTTRSRSSSTSSSGSSSSTGSSSGSSSSSASSRSGSSSTSRSSSSSSSSGSPSPSRRRHDNRRRSRSKSKPPKRDEKERKRRSPTLKPTKVHIGRLTRNVTKDHIMEIFSTYGKIKMIDMPVDRLNPHLSKGYAYVEFENSDDAEKALKHMDGGQIDGQEITATGVLAPWPRLAPRRFSPPRRMLPPPPMWRRSPPRMRRRSRSPRRRSPVRRRSRSRSPGRRRHRSRSSSNSSR